The Bacillus sp. B-jedd sequence AAAGGGCTATAGCTTCCTGTTTCTCTAAATCGGTCAAATGATGGAACGCATAAGTGCTCACGAACGAAACCGGCTGTTCAAGCTCTGGAAATTGCAGAAAATCACCATCGAGGATGGAAACCCTGCCTCCGAGCTTGTCATCAGCAATCTGTCTCATCGCAGGGGACGGTTCTATTCCGGTGACCCTGTGGCCCAGTGCCAAAAGGCGGGTGGTCAAATTGCCCGTGCCGAGGCCAAACTCAACGACATGGCCTATCGCTTTCGCCGCAACCTTATCAAGTATCGTTTCATAGCCGTTGAATACTTCCTCATACTCCCTGTCATGCCCATCAACCGTTTGATCGTACGTATCGGCCCATACTTCAAATAACTCGAGAAATTCCCTGCCCATCTATATTCACGCTCCATTTTAATTAAACTAACAATTCCTATTGATATACTATGAATTAAACAAAACCTTGACCCAAATTTATCATATAACAAAGGAATCTTCAACAGCGTAATTGCGGGAAATGGCCTGTATTCGCTACAATGAATAGGAGAAAATAGAGAGGATGACCGCTTTGAACCTGAATTTTGACTTAATCGAAGATAAAATTGAATTTTTTGATGCGACCAATTTGAAAACACTGGAGCAGAAGATCGCCTCCCAAATTGAAGTGAACAAGGCGATTATGCTTCAGGTCGAATCTGTATCACACCAGATGCATGTGAACGAAAACGGCCAGACTTATTTTACAGCAGCCGTGCATTTCAAATTAAAAAAATAGCAGGGGACAGAATCAGCCCCTGCTATCATTTATTTCTTATCATTTTCATGCAATTCTTCCACTTTGACCGGTTTATACCCCTGCCCGTCTACCCATTGAATGTAAACTCGGTATGCCTGGTCGCTGCCCTTGGCCGTTACTGTGCCAATCGCCCCTCCATCAGAGCTCCTGTCCCTTTCCAGCCACCAGGTTGTCATATTGTTTGTATCAGTCCCAATCGCTTGGGCAAGCGCGTTATGCATGTCATTCCAGTCTGGACTTCCTTTTTGAATGGTCACTTCATGAGAGCCGGACTGGCTTGTCCCGGCTGGTTTCCAGGCCGGATTCTCGATTGTCCTTTTCACATTCGGGGAACTTCCGCCGTCCGTCACAACGGCATCCGCAGAAGAGTTCTCATCCTCATTCGCTTTTTCTTCCTCTGCGCTTTCATTTTCACTCGCTTCACTATCATCCGTTACCCTTTCATCCTGGTTGTTATTTTCATCACTGGCTGCCTGCCCAGTACTCCCTCCGGAATCCGCGTCCGGCTTTTCAGCTTTCTTTCCCGCTTCAGTTTTATCCGCTTGTTTTGGGGGAGCTGCGTCATCATTTCCCGCAAAAATACTGAAGCCGACTGCAAGGATTAAAAGAACAACTATGGCAATAAGGCTATTTAATATAATATTTGTCTTTTTTCTTTTCGCACGGTATCGCGAGCGGTTTCCGCCCTGATATTGATTATCCATTGACATGGCCTCCCTAAGAAAGATTGTCATTATTCTAACATGAGAAGCCCGAAAGATGAAGGAATAACCTACTCTGCCTGCTGATCGTAAGTATATAAAAAGTTTACCATATCGGCGAATAGAGGATTGACGCCTCCTTCATCCCCCATTACGTCAAGATTGACTGTCACGAGAGCATAACGTGGTTTTCCAAAAGGAAAATAACCCGCAAACCATTTATTATGATATTGGCCGCTTTCTGAAAACCTTCCTGTTTCCGCCGTTCCCGACTTCCCGGCTGCTTCATATGGAAGGCCTGAGAACCATCTGCCTGTCCCGTTAGGGTCTGTGACCACCCTTCTTAGCATTTTTTGGAGCTCTTTGGCGGTGGATACTTCAAGCTGTGGCCCTCCGAGTGCGTTTTGTTGAAATGCATACATAGGCAATCCATCTTGATATTCGATTTCCGAAACAGCCCTGACCTGTTCTTTCAATCCATCCCTTGCAATTGTGGCCATCATATTGGCAACGGCAAGCGGAGTCGCCCGCACTTCCTTCTGGCCGATTCCAGTCAAAGCGGCATAGTTTGCATCCTTCCGCTCCTGCCCATCAAGAAATATCCTCCCTTTTTCCTCTCCAGGCAACTGCCGGAAACGAGCTTGATGAAAGACATTGCCTTCCCAGCCAACCCCATCGGTCAGTGATAATTTCGATGCATACTCCTCAATCGTTCCTGAGTCTGCCTTTTGCAATTCTTTTGCGAGCTGGGCGAAGGTATTATTGCAGCTTCTCGCAAAACTCTCTTCAAAATCGAGCATGCCGTAATGATAAACAGGATCCGGCTCCCCATTTATCTTCCTGCTGCAATCAAATAATCTTGGTGGTTTGGCAAGTCCTTTGTCAATCGCAGCGGCAGCAATCACAGTTTTAAAAACAGATCCGATGATTTGTTCCTTTAGCATTAGATTGGAAAAGCCTCCTCCGCTGAAGGGATTTTTATTATCCGGTTCCGGCCGTGATACGATGGCAAGGATACTGTTTGTTCCAATATCCAGGAGGACTAGGCCGCCTTTTTTTATGCCATGCCTGTCTGCAAGCTCTTCTGCTTTTCGCTGGATCCCCAAGTCAATTGTCAGCTTTAAGCTTGCGGGATATAAAGAGTTCTCCGGTTCTGTATACCTTGCATTAGAACCAAACAAGGGCCCTCCGCCCCCATCTACTTGAAAAACAAGCTTTGTCCCTCCTTCCCCGATCAGAAATTCATCAAAGCTTTTTTGCAGCCCTGATAAACCGATGACCGTCCTCGAAGGTATTGGTTTGTTCGGATAACGTTCTTTCGCAAGCTCCGCGTTTTCTCCCGACAAACCTATCAACTGGCTTGCCGGTACTTTTTCAAAAGGAATATTCCGTTCGGCCGCAAATACACCAGGAATCTCCAGTGCATTGATTGCTTGAATCTGCCCAAGCGTAAGCTCCTTTGGCTGCCGCCCCCCGATTGTGACCGGCTCTTTTGCCCCCTTTACGGCTTCAAGCAATTCCTCCCCGTCGTATCCTAAAATGGCGGCAATCTTTTCATAGGGCCAGTCCATTTTTTGCAAAAAAGGAAAAAGGATCAGCACAGCCTTTCTTTCGTAAGTTAGAGGGGTTCCATGCCTGTCAAGGATGGCTCCCCTGCCATCGTTAATTGATACTTCCTGGGATCGTTGTCTGACACTTTCTTCAATAAGATTAATATGCCTTGATGAAAAATTCTCCGGCTGCCAAAGCTGAAGCTGTACAAGCCGGAGCAGAAGAATAAATATACATGAAATAAAAATTACGCACATGCCAGCGGCCCGTTTTTTCCACATAAAAAACACCTCGCCATAAGCTTTGACGAGGTGCTTGTTTTTCAAACGTTGTTGCTATTATTTAATGGTGACGATTTTTACCGTCATTTCTCCGCCAGGCGTCTGCACAGAAACAGTATCGCCTACTTTTTTGCCCATAAGGCTTCTGGCAATCGGAGAATCGTTGGAAATCTTACCTTCAAAAGGATCAGCTTCCGCACTGCCCACAATTGTGTAGGATTCCTCTTCGCCATCCGGCAGCTCAACAAAAGTGACACTTCTTCCCAAAGTCACTGTATCGCCTGCCAATTCACTTTCTTGTATGATTTTCGCGTTCCTGATCATATTTTCAAGAGTGGTAATCCGGCCTTCGACGAAAGCCTGTTCTTCTTTGGCGGAATCGTACTCTGAGTTCTCGGACAAGTCCCCGAAGCTGCGGGCTATTTTGATTCTTTCAACGACCTCTTTACGCTTAACGGTTTTCAGTTGCTCAAGCTCCTGTACCAATTTATCCTTACCCGCCTGTGTCATTGGAAATACTTTTTCAGTTGCCACAATGTTCACTCCTTCTAGTCTGTACAGTCAAATGATTTTGCTATGTAGTTTGATCCCGAATACATATCTAGCGCGTCCTTTCACAGGGCGCGCATC is a genomic window containing:
- a CDS encoding class I SAM-dependent DNA methyltransferase — protein: MGREFLELFEVWADTYDQTVDGHDREYEEVFNGYETILDKVAAKAIGHVVEFGLGTGNLTTRLLALGHRVTGIEPSPAMRQIADDKLGGRVSILDGDFLQFPELEQPVSFVSTYAFHHLTDLEKQEAIALYGKILPVGGKIVFADTMYVSEEAYNSAINEAKSKGFHNLAADLEREYYTTIPVLQRMLEENGFHSSFTKCNEFVWLMEGIKNE
- a CDS encoding DUF2536 family protein — translated: MNLNFDLIEDKIEFFDATNLKTLEQKIASQIEVNKAIMLQVESVSHQMHVNENGQTYFTAAVHFKLKK
- a CDS encoding DUF1510 family protein; translated protein: MDNQYQGGNRSRYRAKRKKTNIILNSLIAIVVLLILAVGFSIFAGNDDAAPPKQADKTEAGKKAEKPDADSGGSTGQAASDENNNQDERVTDDSEASENESAEEEKANEDENSSADAVVTDGGSSPNVKRTIENPAWKPAGTSQSGSHEVTIQKGSPDWNDMHNALAQAIGTDTNNMTTWWLERDRSSDGGAIGTVTAKGSDQAYRVYIQWVDGQGYKPVKVEELHENDKK
- a CDS encoding peptidoglycan D,D-transpeptidase FtsI family protein; amino-acid sequence: MWKKRAAGMCVIFISCIFILLLRLVQLQLWQPENFSSRHINLIEESVRQRSQEVSINDGRGAILDRHGTPLTYERKAVLILFPFLQKMDWPYEKIAAILGYDGEELLEAVKGAKEPVTIGGRQPKELTLGQIQAINALEIPGVFAAERNIPFEKVPASQLIGLSGENAELAKERYPNKPIPSRTVIGLSGLQKSFDEFLIGEGGTKLVFQVDGGGGPLFGSNARYTEPENSLYPASLKLTIDLGIQRKAEELADRHGIKKGGLVLLDIGTNSILAIVSRPEPDNKNPFSGGGFSNLMLKEQIIGSVFKTVIAAAAIDKGLAKPPRLFDCSRKINGEPDPVYHYGMLDFEESFARSCNNTFAQLAKELQKADSGTIEEYASKLSLTDGVGWEGNVFHQARFRQLPGEEKGRIFLDGQERKDANYAALTGIGQKEVRATPLAVANMMATIARDGLKEQVRAVSEIEYQDGLPMYAFQQNALGGPQLEVSTAKELQKMLRRVVTDPNGTGRWFSGLPYEAAGKSGTAETGRFSESGQYHNKWFAGYFPFGKPRYALVTVNLDVMGDEGGVNPLFADMVNFLYTYDQQAE
- the greA gene encoding transcription elongation factor GreA → MATEKVFPMTQAGKDKLVQELEQLKTVKRKEVVERIKIARSFGDLSENSEYDSAKEEQAFVEGRITTLENMIRNAKIIQESELAGDTVTLGRSVTFVELPDGEEESYTIVGSAEADPFEGKISNDSPIARSLMGKKVGDTVSVQTPGGEMTVKIVTIK